The genomic window CGGCCGCCTGAGCACCACGGCCTTCTCTCGAGGTCAGGTGACCGACAGCTACAACGCCACAACCGGCAATATCAGCAGCGTGAGTGCTCCGGACGGGATCAGCCTCGCCTACACCTACGACGGCTCGCTCCTTACCGGCATGACGTGGAGCGGACCCATCGCCGGCAGCGTCAGCCGCACCTACAACACCGACTTCCGGGTGGCGAATCAAAGCGTCAACGGGGCCAACCCGATCAGTTTCGGCTACGACGCCGATTCGCTGCTGACGACCGCTGGAGCGGAGACCATCACGCGCCGGACGGATAATGGGCTGATCTCGGGGACCACGCTCGGCCCGGTAACGGATAGCCGCAGCTACAACGGTTTTGGCGAGCTGACTACCTACACCGCGACCGTCAGTGGCTCCCCGGTGTTCGCCACGACCTACACCCGTGATAAACTCGGGCGGATCACGCAGAAGGTGGAGACGCTCTCTGGCAGCACGGACACCTTCGACTACGCGTACGACCCTGCCGGTCGTCTGCAAGGGGTTACGAAAAACGGGTCGGTGATATCAACGTACACCTACGATCCCAACGGTAACCGGCTGAATCTGACCACCCCCATCGAGACCGTGAGCGGCACCTATGACGGCCAGGATCGGCTGACACAGTACGGCGGGACGACCTACGGCTACTCAACCAATGGCGAGCTGCAGAGCGCGACGACGAGTGGCCAGACTACGATGTACCAATATGACGTGTTGGGGAATCTTACAAGCGTCGTTGGACCCACGGGGTTCACCATCGAGTACGTCGTGGACGGTCAGAACCGCCGAATCGGCAAGAAGGTCAACGGGACGCTGACCCAAGGCTTCTTGTATCAGAGTCAGCTCAACCCGGTTGCCGAGCTTGATGGGACCGGCGCAGTTATCAGCCGCTTCGTCTACGGCAGCCGCGCCAACGTCCCCGACTACGTGATTAAGAATGGCGTGACCTACCGGATTGTCTCTGATCACTTGGGATCACCGCGGCTCGTCGTCGATGTCGCCACCGGCAGCGTCGCGCAGCAACTGGCCTACGACGAGTTTGGTAACGTCCTCACCGACACCCACCCCGGCTTCCAGCCCTTCGGCTTCGCCGGCGGGCTGTACGATCCCGATACCGGCCTGGTGCGCTTTGGTGCCCGGGATTATGATGCGGAGACGGGGAGATGGACGACGAAAGACCCGATCCGCTTTAGCGGTGGCGACACGAACCTGTACGGGTATGTCGTGAACGATCCAGTGAACGAGACAGACCCATTTGGCCTCTATTGGTTTCGGCAACCTTGGCAAACACCTGGTGTTGTCGGGCGTCTACACACCATAGTTCCGCCAGAGGGCCCAGTCAGTGAGTTTATTGAACAGGATGTGCCGGCAGGTTATACGTTTGGCGAAATGCATGACAGTTTTGTGGATGCTGCTACCCGATCCGGAATCCCAGATTGGCTAGCGAATATTCCATCAATGATCCCTGTATATCCGGTTGCGGTAGGCACAGAAGTATTGAGAGGTCTGGGAATTCTTCCGCAACCGACGCCACCCGCTTTGTGCAAATGAAGAAGCTCAACCGAATGAGTATCGCGCGAGCCAGCATCGCATTCTCCCTGTTAGCTATGGTTGGCGCCATATTCTTCGGCCGAAGCCACGCAAGCGAAGGGCCGCAGCCTGGGAATCGATACAAAATCGTCAAACCCGTATACTTGATTGCTGCATATGAAAGCCTTAACAACAGGCAAATCAGCAGAGAGACGGCGTTTGCATATTTGCGACCAAGGCAGAGCCCCAAGAGGGCTTGGTTAGCGTTTCAAAGCGAGGTGCCAATAGGTACAATTATGACCATCATTGGCCCGGCACCAAAACCAGCAGTCTGGCACCTTCCCTTTTTTTCAAGCGCTACTCTGTATACCTTGTCCGATTAGACCCGGACCTGTCGCGTGGTCTTGACGTTATGCTTGAACTTAGTCTTGGGATGGAAGGAAGCCTCGATGGGCTGAATCCGGAACTATTTAGCCGGTACAAACACGAAGAGGTCAGCCCCTGACCTACGACGCCAGCAGCTATCTCCAATCCATCACCGACTCCGTGGGACGTGCGACAAGCTTCACCTACGACGCCGTCGGCCGGCCCCTCACCCAGACCCTCCCCGACGGCCGCGTGATCCAAACGAGCTACGATCTCAACGGCAACGTCACCGCCCTCACCCCGCCCAACTGCCTGGGGCGTATGGCCCGTGGCCCATCAGGGGCGGCGGAGCGTTTCCAGGAAGCTTTTCAGGTCGGTGATGTTGATGCCGTGGAAGTATTTGAGGGTCCGCAGGTGGGGGTCTCTGGAGACGATGTAGTCGGCGCCGGCTTCCATGGCACAGGCAAGGAACATGTCGTCGGTAGGGTCATCCGAGACCTTGTGCACGGTATAGCGGCCTGTGGTGAAGGTCGCCTTTTCCAGAATCAGGCCGATGAACTCGTCGACGTCTTCGTCCGAGGCATGGAACTGTTTCAAGATTCGAGGGGAGTGGAGCACGCGGTACAGCTCGGCGATGATTTCTTTGGAGGTGACCAGGATAAAGGCGCCGTCGGCGATCGTGTCCCGGAGCTCTTTGGCCAAGCCCTCCTTCGCAAAGGCCACGCTGACCATGACGCTGGTATCGATGACGGCCTTACACACGCGCGTGGGCTTTATCCCTGATGGCGGTCACGGCCTCATCGATGACCTTGTCGATCTCCTCCTGCGAGTAGGCCCTGGCCCCCCTCGCCAGCTTGTCCGTGATCTCGCGGAAGCGTTGCGACCAGGACTGCTCGGCCTTGGGCCGGATCATCTTCTCAACCTGATGCTTCACGATCACCCCCTCCAGGATGCGCTTGACCGCTTGCCGTTCCGCCTCGTCTAGACCGGCGATCAGCTCGAACTGCTCTAAGAGCTCACGGTCCAGGAGACGGCTTGCGGCAATCCCTGTCTCCTTGTCGAACGCCAGCTCATCGATGGAGACCCCCAGGGCTTTGGCCAACCTGACCAGCACGTCTAAGGTTGGGGACGAGTGGCCGGCCTCATAGCGCCGGATTTGCGAGATCGCCACGCCGCTTCGCTTCACCAGGTCTTCCTGCGTCAGGTGCTTCTCTTTTCTGATCCGTGCTAAGTTCTTGCCGAACGACATGGCACACACCTCCTTGGGCAGAGTCGTTGTATGGCTGACTTGTAATACCTCAACAGATATGAGATATACCTCTTTAAGTATCTTATCCATTTTCAGGTGGGCGTCAAGGCTTTTCGCGTGACAGGGGGGTCGGAGCAGTCGACATGCGGATCACCGAAGGCGAGCACAGCCAACGCTGCGTGCCGGATCCCCGCGCAGTGCCTCGAGCCGCTGCCCCGTTCGACGGATTCCTCTTGCTGTAGCATGTACCCGTGCTCTCGTGGCTTCATGATCCGGTCCTTCGCGGACGACGGTACGGAAGATGTGTTTAACGGCCTGAATACCAGAGCGGCCCGTCGAGCCTATCCGTATGAACTGTGGCCCGTAGCCGGACGGACACTTGACCAGCTTGATTCCGTGGAACGGTTAGAAGAGCTTCGGATCCCTCCTGGGAACCGCCTGGAAGCGTTGGCGGGAAACCGCAAAGGCCAACACAGCATTCGAATGAACGAGCGGTACCGGGTCTGCTTCCGGTGGACCAGCAAGGGTCCGGCGGAGGTCGAAATCGTAGACTACCATTAATGGGCAGCGTGCAAGGAGAGCAGTCATGGTTCGAGTGCCGACACATCGAGAACCCACCCACCCTGGCGAGATGCTCTTGGAGGCATTCCTGACGCCCATGGGACTCTCACAGCGGGACTTAGCCCGTCGGATTCGAGTGCCCTATCAACGGGTCAACGAACTGATTAATCGTCGGCGGGGCATCACGCCAGGGACCGCTTTGCGGCTGGCGAAGTGTTTTGGGAACTCTCCGGGCTTCTGGATGAACCTTCAGCTTCGATGGGACCTCTACCGAGCACGATCGGCCGAAGCAGAGGCTCTTAAGAGAATTCGTCCACTTCGCACTGTAGGCTGAGGTAAGAAAAGGGGAACAGGAATTACGTCTGCTCGTGTCGCGCGTTGGTTGTCCTGAGACGGTCACGCCATCTCGCGACCCTTTAATGTTAATGTCTTGACAATGGGTCTTCAAATATTCATACTGTGGTAGGCTTGTGGTATGACCATCAGGAGATGATATGGGCAAAACAGTCAAGATCGCCATTAGCCTTCCTGCGGATCTGCTTGAGGCTTTAGAAAAGGAGCGTCAGGCCAGAAATGAGAGCCGGAGTCAGTTCTTTCGTGAGGCCGTAGAGCATCTTCTTCGTCAGAAGCGCCTTCAGGAGACCGTAAAGCAGTATGTGCAGGGTTACCTGGCTGAGCCTGAAAGCGATGAGGAAGTCGCATCCGTACAGCAGGCCAGTATGGGTGCACTCCGTCTGGAAGACTGGTCTTGAGACGCGGTGAGATCTGGTGGGCGGAACTGCCTGCTCCAGCTGGTACTCGACCGGTGGTTCTCTTGTCCCGCGATGAGGCGTATCCGGTCCGCAGGCTGGTGACCGTGGCACCGGTAACTACCCGTGTCCGCCGCATCGCATCGGAAGTTCCCTTGGGTCGTGAGGACGGTCTGCCCCGGTCGTGCGTGGTGAACCTCGATACGATTATTACTATCGCCAAGGACAGCCTTCGAGGGCACGTCGCCAACCTCAGCCAATCGAAACTCAGAGCTGTTGAGGAAGCTCTTCACTTTGCCCTCGGGCTGGAATGGTAAGGGGAATAAGGAGAGGATTTCTCCTTTACAACGGGATGACCGTTGTGGTACGAGAAGAATCTCGGAACGGTGAAGCGGCTTGTGCGGCACACAGGGGAAGCGTGATGAGCGGGATAGAGATCTCCAAAATCCGGAACGTCGCTATCGTAGCCCACGGGGGCGCAGGGAAGACGACACTGACCGAGGCGATGCTGTTCGACGCCGGGGCGACGTCTCGGCTTGGGCGGGTCGATGACGGAACGACTGTTACCGATTTCGACGAGGATGAGATCAAGCGGAGGATGAGCATTAGTTCGGCCTTGGCCTTCTGTGAATGGAAGGGGCATAAGCTCAACCTGATTGATACCCCTGGCGCGTCGATCTTCCTGACCGATACCCGGAATTGTCTGAGGGTGGTCGATGGTGCGGTCGTCGTGGTCAGTGCCGTGTCCGGCGTCAAGGTTCAGACCGAAAAGGTGTGGGCGTGCGCTGAAGCGGAAGGTCTGGCCAGGACGATTTACATCAATAAGATGGATCAGGAGCAGGCCGACTTTTTCCGGGTCCTCGAGGATATTCAGAAGAACCTCTGCCGGGTGGCTGTGCCCACCCACATT from Candidatus Methylomirabilota bacterium includes these protein-coding regions:
- a CDS encoding putative toxin-antitoxin system toxin component, PIN family, giving the protein MCKAVIDTSVMVSVAFAKEGLAKELRDTIADGAFILVTSKEIIAELYRVLHSPRILKQFHASDEDVDEFIGLILEKATFTTGRYTVHKVSDDPTDDMFLACAMEAGADYIVSRDPHLRTLKYFHGINITDLKSFLETLRRP
- a CDS encoding plasmid maintenance system killer protein codes for the protein MIRSFADDGTEDVFNGLNTRAARRAYPYELWPVAGRTLDQLDSVERLEELRIPPGNRLEALAGNRKGQHSIRMNERYRVCFRWTSKGPAEVEIVDYH
- the higA gene encoding addiction module antidote protein, HigA family codes for the protein MVRVPTHREPTHPGEMLLEAFLTPMGLSQRDLARRIRVPYQRVNELINRRRGITPGTALRLAKCFGNSPGFWMNLQLRWDLYRARSAEAEALKRIRPLRTVG